TGCCTCGCCCGGACAACAAGCAAAGCACTTCAAGCTGACTGTAAAACGCACCACATCCCCTTCGGACAAGTTCCTTCCAACGTACAACTGTTTTCATTGTCTGCAACGTCCGTGTGCCTCCAATTCGAAAACATCGCTCGCCCATGTGGTTCTCCACGGAAGAATCATGCGGTCAACATTTAAGCTTATGCCAGTGCCGATTTTATACTCTTTGGGTCCGTAGCTCCGTATGGCTCGGCAGCCCGGCGACCATGGACGCACCGGTGTTACATGTGGCCACGGGCTTTCTTTCATATTCTCTCGACTATCAGTCCGAAAAAATGATGATGCCAGTCTTCTCAATGAAATGACTCTGAAACATTATGCTTCTTGTCCACGTCTCATGTCTGCAAGTCTGGATTTAGAGCTAATTACCAGTTGAGAGACTCAACCAGATGATGGAGTGCTTCAACTCCTCAGGTGTTCTGGCTTTTCAAGTTCCTGGGCGAAAGCCCTGGTTGTTTAAGCTCAGCTTGAAATCATGTTCGCTGTTGTCACCATCGGAATACGGACGATGCCTTCAGATTCATTGCGTCTAGGTGTAAGTGAACTTTTCCCTGAACACTACCGCAGATGTCGAGTTTTTCGCATGTTGAAAGACAAATCACGAGACCTTGCTCAACTTCGCACAAGCTTTTGTCAGCACGATTTTGAGATCCTAAGGGCACTTGCACATGCCAACCTGCGAAAGATACACGGCTGTTGACTGCGACAATTCAAACAGATTCCGTTCCAGAACAACGTCTCCAATTGAATACTTCCAACTGACCAGCATTATCTCTCATAGAAATCGAACCCCAGTCTAAGTGACCTTAACCAGCCCGGAGACACCTGTCTTGCACAAAATAATGCGAGTTCTAGTCTCGTCAAACCACTGGCGCGACTTGTGAAAGCTCAAGTCTCAAGTCGAAGAGGCTTCGGCTATTTGGTTTGACAATTCTGATACTTGCCACTACGTATACAACTTGTACCGAGACAAGTTAACGCTGATTGATCAGCATATCGCAGGCTTCGATATGCACGCTTTTGCGATGGCGTTGTGTGAAGTGCATCCTCTGGATATGCATGTGGCTTCTGCTGTTGAAAGACACGAGAAGCTCATCGAAACAGACTGCCGTTGCGTGGCTGCCTCAACAGTGTTCGGTCGATGTTGGGAACAACGAGATATCGTGTCGAAATGAGAGACATAATCTATGGACTCAGGAAGATCATAAGTCGTTCCTCAACGAAATGCATGGCCCTGCCACTGGCATCATCGATTACCATTGTTTTGTCAGTTTTCTCGTACACCCGTCAAGGTTGAAAGCTACCAGTGCCTCTGGTTGACCATTCAACGAGAGCACCGCGCCGCTGATCGCACCACGTATCCGGAAGTCGGCCACCAAACAACTTGGAATCTTGCAATCCGCAACTATGCACTGACAGGTCAAAGTATTCTGCCATTCAACGCAACCGGACTGCGGAAATTGCCTCCCATGAAGTGTCAGAACGTCTCTGGGCAAATACACGTCAGACCCTCGGACAAGCCAAGACCAGATCGTGCCTCGCACAAGGAAACCAACCACATCGACCACAAAACGTGCCATTGATCGGAGACACAAATTCTGAGACATTGGGCTAAGGCACAAGCGAGACGACAGATCGCAAAGTactttacggagtacggagcacaaaGTACCGTGATACGCGCCTTCAAATCCACGCTCATGAGCACCCCATGACGACAATTGCCAAAGCCGGCATCACAGCAAGGAACTGGAAAATCGAAACAAGCCAAAGGCAGCATGCTCATCACATCACCTTGTGAGGCTGGTGAGACATTCTGGGACACGTTACGGCGGCgccaccaaaaaaagaaaatgacgaAGATACATCTGCCGATCTTTAGGACGAAGTTTACAGGTCGGGAAACGCGTTACGACGTGACTGTGCAGTCTCGAGGGTTGGGGATAAAAGCCAATATTTAACTGGCTTGCGCGATCGTTTCAGTAAGTACGCCGTGGCGAAAAGAGTAATCTTGTTGTTGTGTCAATCGCGACAGTGCTTTGTTACGTGTAATTCACGAGAATAGCAATTGCATATCGCGACGGAGGAGCTcaggccaagaccaaagttcaccaaagccaagcttTTGCCCAGAAACACTGCCGACTACCTACCTAGATGTAGGTACCAAGGTGCCAAGGTGCAGTACCTGCCAGGTGGCCATAATCCTCTGCCGTcggaatgtctggtggccagGCCAGCATTATCCGACCTGGAGAGCACGGACAGCGAGATTCCAAATCTTCCAGACGGACGGGCAAAACGCTCGCACCGTGTCATCAACAGATGACTACCAAGTATCCCCGAATTGTACAGGTacttactccgtacatcaAATGCAAAAAATAGTCTCAGCAAACGAGCCAGCAAACAATCCAACCGATGCAACAACGATAAAATAACCTCATTACCACCAAGCGCCATCAGTACAAAAAGGAAGTCGGTAAGAAATCGACTAATTTAGCAGCTCCTCCCAAAAGGCAAGATACAGGCCAACGCGCCTGAACCGCCGCCATCCAATTTAAGCACCAGACACGTCCAATGTTCCAATACAACATTCAAAGCGCTTGTTTCTCTCCACAAAGAGTCCGCAAAGCTTTTATGCTGCCAGACCAAAAGGAAGTCGTAACCGCCGACCAGGCatcccaaaatggccaagtgGGCGTTGTGATTGGTGGGGGAGAACCGGCCCAGTCAGCTGGAGCTTTGACCAATCATGCTGGGGGGGGAGCCACCAAGGTCAGCGCAATCTCCGGTCGACTGGGTTTATGACCAAGGAACAATGCGTCTAGCCCCCTTTTGGTAGTGAGGCGTAATATCCGAAATGAATGTTTACAAGGGGAAGTGATGATCCTGGGTATTGTTTCTGCAATGGGGGTTTCCAGTGCATCCctccttcttttctgtttttctttttacaGGCTGGCTTTATTGATTCTTTCGGCTGCTCTGGGCTTGGGGGCTGAGACTGAATTGTCTGAGCCTCacacttgacatcttcaataGTCGACATTCAATGGGGGTCAGAAAAAGGTTGTGTTCAAAAAAGCAAGACATCCAGGTCAAGCGCCTCTTCTCATGAGGACGGCTCTCCCGTACGCCCACCCAATACGATTAGAAGATTAAATACATTGAAATGACCCTTGCGCGTATTTTGTTGCCGTAAAATGCTAGTAATATTCAAGGAATCTAAGTTAAACTCTGTACATGTCCAACAAAGATCCAGAAATGCCTGTCGTAAAAATATTGCCGTAAGCCTTCAGGCTTCAACCTATGTAGTCGAAAGAAAATATTTAAGCAAGGACGAAAGCGGCAATACCGGCGACGGCAGCGAAGACGGCAGAGCCGGCGAAGGAAGCGGCGCCAGCAGTGACGGGAGGGGGGTTGCCACCGGGGGTGCTGTAGAATGTTAGTTGATAATTCTCGTTATTTCTGATCAAGACAAATTGGAAACTTACGTCTGGTTGCCACCAGTAGGGGGGTTGGTGGGAGCAGGGGGAGCACCAGTGCCGGGAGCGGACTGAGTAGGGCAGGGAACCTCGATGGTAGAGTACTCAACGGAGGTCAAGACAGTGGTGTAGCTCTTGGTGATGGCAGTGACCGAGTGAGAGGGGCAGGCGGGAGCCTGGGTGGTGACGGGAGGAGGCAGCTGGGTAGCAGGGCCGGAAGAGGCGGGAGGGCAAGGCTGACCGCCGCACTGTCCAGGAGTGGTGGCAGGAGGAGCAATGGTGGTGTTCCAGTGTCCGGGGACAGAAGTAGGAGGACCAACGGGGCAGACAGTGGTAGAGACGGCAACGGTCTCAGTGGTGACAATGGTGCTGTGAGCCGGGCAGTTGGTGACGGTGGGAGCGCAAGAGGTGATGGTGTGCACCTTGGTAGAGTAGACGGTAGAGGTGGTCAGAGGAACCACGGAGGTCTGGACCTGAGTAGAGCGAGCAGGGCAGTCGGTGACGGTCTCAGGGcaggcggtgatggtgaccAGCTGAGTGGTGTAGTCAGTGGAAACATCGCCGGCAATGGCGGTACCAgccatcaaggcagcagcagcagcagtgAAACGCATCTTGAAGGATGTAGTATTCGTAAGAACGAAAATAAGTATTAAAGAATGACGTGAAGCTGGTAGGCTTGTAGAGTGTTGTTGAAAGAATGGACGACCGAAGTCAAGATGAGTCAAAAGCAGTGCTTTGAGTGTGAAGTGGCTTTTCTGGCTGgagaggaaagaaagagaaaaaagagaTGGTTACTCggatggaggatgggaggATATTAATACGTACGTACAACCACAGGATTCGTCTTACCGGCTTTTTGCCTCCATCCTGGGCCTTGGTCCGCTCACTTCCCACTTGCCAGTTCCCCTGCTCCTTGTTCCCAGTCCAGGTCCCATTCATTTTGACAGAaaaccacaccagactctttgTCCCCTCCCAGACTCCTTCTTCACCGGCGAATCTTGCCCCGGGAAATTGCACAGCGCCAGTCTCCTCCAACGGCACTAATCCAGGGGCAGCCGCCGCACAAAGAGCATGGTGGAGGCTAATATGGGGCGCGCCACACCTCCACTTCTATCCATGGGTCTTTCGGCTCAATGTACGGGTACACACCCACCAGGCTCTTCGTCCTCGTGAGATTGATGGGGTGCTTGTCGTCCAGAAGTTTGTTCTGCTCGTTCATTGAAGCAATCACTCTCGCATCCCTGTTAAATCCCAGTCCAATCTAGGTGGCGAGGACGATTACAAGCCAGTGGGCGCGAAATGCTTGGTCCTTAATGCATGATAGGGGTGACAAAGGTTATTTCGTTCAATCCTGAAAGTAGAGGCGGCCAACACAACCATCTTGCTGGCCAGGCGGTTGGACTAGTGGCGGGTCAATTTAAAGGTCTTCATCTCAGAGTCAAATTGCTCCAACATTCAGCGCACCTTTCCGATGGAACGATACTCCATGAACTAAAATGGTTCCGCGTTGAGTGCCCTCTGGCCCCGGCGGTTGGCCAAAAAGATGTCGCGTTCAATCTCGGTTGGATCTGTAGGCCGAGCCAGCCAAAGGCTTGTTTGGATGAAAGTCCGGCCAAGACCACTACTTGGACCGTGCTTCTCACTTGAGCCCAGGATATTGAGTCGAAAAAAATGAGGGGAATCAATTGATAAATTGCTATGTGGCAATTGGCTGTCAGACCGCTATTGCACCACGCCGCTAGCCATACTACAGGGGCTATACAGCTCCTAAAGTTCTTGCGGGTGTCCCTGATGGCCTAATGGGACGTTCAGCGGTTTGGGTCGAATGAAGACATGAGGCCACAGGAGCAGAGACAAGTAATGCGCGTAAAGTGATTGCAAGGGGAGCTCCTTGTGCATCGAGCAATGGCGACATCAGACGGAGTACCCCATACTCTGTACATACAGGAAAGAGAAACATTTGGAGACGACCAGTTGTTCCAAGGTAGGCAAGGGCTAGgcaaggcggctgagggAGTTTAGTGTTGTCTCGCAGCGGCGTTGTTGCACTATTTCTTCTCTTGTCCAGCGGCAGTGGCTGAAAAGTCTCACATTGTCTTTGGTGCCCTCCAACCCTCTAGCGGTGCGTAGAGACTTGTGTGAAGTTGTTCCTGTTTGTATGAACCGTCAGTCACTGCCCCGATGCACCTAGTGTAGAACGCTTAGCTAAAAGTTGTTGTACACCTCTCGATGGATCATTGAATATGGGACCCATTACACTGCCTATTGCAAGCAAGAATCACCACCACGGCGTTCGAATGGCCGAGGAAATTGCGATTGCTGATGGCCGGGTTTGATCATTTAAAGGTAGCTAAATGATGCAGCGTCCATGGTTGAGATAGAGTCCAGTCGAGCATGGAGCAGAACATTGATCACGCTGGGCGAAAACAGCAcatttgccattggcatATCGCGTTTGATTGTTGGCTGTCATCATACGACACGTCTTTCTCGCGTTGGAGTTTGACAGCCAATTTAGCGACGGAAGGAGCTTCGATGCTCTTGCCCTGGCATAGCCCTCTGACGTGTATCTTCccctacctaggtactttatGACGCAGTGCATGTTGTATCCCACTTGCACTCACCACGCTTGGGAAGGAACAATGGCAAATGATGATAAGCAGTCTCTGGCGGCTAGcacaagtctggtggatttGTGCGGCGTGTGCAGTGTGCACAACTGCCAGCAcagccaagtcaagttgtACCGGTACAAACGAAATGGTTCGCTATCCTGCGCTAATGCAGGAACAGATCGACATCCCACCCACTCAAAACGCTGGACTGGCCAGACGCGCGCCGTGCACAACGCCTCTCGGCCACTCGCTCTCCTCATTGTGTCATTCACCTCAATCTCCTCTTTTTTCCTCACTCGAGGCTGCCTGCCTATCATTTCTGCCTTTGAATCCTATTCACTCCCACCAACAAACTCCATGCTTGACACCAACCTTCATCGTGGCTTGCCCCCACGCCGCACTGCCACTGCTGCTAGCCGCAACAAAGTCCTTGAATATCGTGTGAGATTAGCTATCTTGGTGCTCCGTTTACACCAACCAGGCTGGGGACACACAGACATTTCCAACGTGAGGGCCCAAATGTGATGGTGGACGCAGGTAATGTCACCAGGAGTCGCTGGCTGTTCGAGCATGGCAATAATTTGTACGCCGCATATTGCAATATTTATACAGCCAATCGCCACATAAACGGCTATTTTTGGTTTCAAGGACCGTTATGAATATGGATTGGGGTACTCTTGAGGTTCCCTGTTGCTCATAGCTTGACACCGCTGCAAAGTTTCAGTCCTTCTCCAAAACCACTCACTTGCAGGCAGTTGACATGGATCACAGTGGCAACGTTCCTCTCGGCTACTATGCTCTctgtactccatacagagtacggagtaggctGGCCCGTCATAGAACGGGAGATTTCATCAATGCGCCAGCAAGAACAGGCTGAACTTGTCCCGGTCCGACTCCTGACGAAAGCCTGTTGCGGGAGCGGCCCTTTCTTCGATGCTCATTTTGCGACCACCCAGACAAGCCTGCCAGCTACAATGGTCCAGAATATGCGGCCAGCAAACCAACTGCTTGATTCGGACACAGTTCGCGTGCAACCTCAGCTTCGAGTTATTGGCAAATTGCCAGGGGACCATTTTAGTGAATCGCCACATCTggcttggtggtgaaggagtCTCGGCTTGTCTCACCTTCTTTCCAGCAACCTTCTACGGCCCGCCACTGCACAAGCCAGTCAATAGTTCCTCCGCGCCAGGGGTAGCATGTTCCCTCCTCTGGGCGGACTGTTGTAGGTCGTTCTCATCTTTGCTGACTGATATTCTGCGACAAAGCACGTTGTTGATGCAACACTTCAATAGTCGTGCTGTGTCGACCCTTAAAGTGGATTATTTTCCTCGACCCAGAGAGTCAACGTTCGTCTCATCTTTCCATCCCTTGTGCTCAGCCTCAGTCCTTGCCGCCCAGATCTTATGTTGCCAGCGTTTGTCGCACCATGGAAGATCGGCTGTCCAAAGCCGATGTGATTGCTGTCACTCCATTGGTGGGGAACCAATGGCAGGACACAATTTCGTGAAACATGAAACCAACGAGAGAACCATGGGGCTGTGCGGTTGCTTTTGCCGAAACGAACTATGAGACTTCTGTGGCCATTCAGAACTCGTCATACTCTTCGATGCGCAAAGTACTGAAAGCACGAAGAATATTCATATTGTCAGCAGTGACAAACTCTCAGTGATGCCGGCTATTGAGATGGTTGCGGGCCACACCGAAGTTCCTCTCGAGTCCTTCCTAAAGAAACAAGCTTCCGTTGTGACCAGGCCAGGATATCACAGGAGAGCTTAATTTGCCACCAAGCACGCAGCTCAGCACTTGGCAGTTTCCACTGGCAAGAGATCCTTGCAATTGGCCATTTCAGTCCATACGCTCTCAACTTTTCCGCATGATCCTACTTTCCGCGGTAGACAGTAGCTGTCGAAAATTACTGCTCTGTCAGCATACTTTGTTGGCCTCGTATTTGCAAATTCGAATAAAATTCTTCTCCCCAGTTTTCCCGGAGCCTGACCCCGTCACATCCATCGAGGCACTCCACAGAGGAAATCCTGGAAAACTTTCCCGGGGCTACACCCATCTGATATCTCCGCAAAAGGGGATAACTACTTAATTTGCGAAGAGCATGGAGTTGCAAATCGACCGATCGGTGGACCGGTGTCAATCCCGAATATTTACAGACTCGGCGTTGGGTGTTCTCAGAATTTTTGTGTATGGCAATCTTTCACTGAGGAAAGCAAACCCTCTACACTCTGACTCTTCGACATGGAAATGAGGCATACCACTTCCATCAAATGGTCTGACGGACACATGCCCACATACCTTGGGACGTTTGACAAAACGAATTTTCCGATGTACACTTTTTGGTTCGACTGTTTTGCAGAGCAGATGACTGGTGAGAGCCTATTGCTCTCGAATTCCGGCTGCGTGGCCGGAGGCGTATCGGCTCTGCATGGTAAGCTCGTTACATTCCGAATCATCATtccccagcccagccctTGACAAGTATGGACAAGATCTGGCTACATGGCAGCCTATCATCCCATTTCAGATGGGGAGCgcgagcttcttgttcttgcgTGGGAAGCTGACCCAACACAAGAACTCTCAACAGGAAATCCCTGGCACTCAAGCGAGATGGTTATTCGTCAGTAGACACCGACACGACGAGCCTCGAACCAACCACTACTCCAACGTCGCACCGAGATGTGCATTGAGGTCGAGGAGTCAAGATACGGTCCAACAACAAGGAACCAGGTGCGGTGTTACGAGCCAACCCTGGTGTTTGATATCAGACCATATGCCAACGTTTTATGAAAGCCGTTGAACATAGGTGAAGGGACTTGGTATGTTCCATCGCGCACCACCTAAGGCCGAACTATGCCATGTCATCACGCACTGTCGTAGATACCCCGGTGTTGTCATTGGCGGTACCAATGATGTGCGGCAACGATTTACGCAGTAGACTGATCATATTCCTGTCCCGATTGTGACCAATGCCATAGAGAAACACGTcgatggacatgatggccTTCGGTGCTGAGGGTCAACCCATCCATAAACGTGCTCAACAGCGGAAGCACATGCAAATCAGCAGCACATTTTCTGTGCATATACCTGCATAATCGCGCAGAATCCTTCACAATGGGTAGCTGCGCGCATATGAATTTCCGGCGTCCTTTGCATTGAGTTGCCTTGCAGTAGCGAGACGAGTATCAGTGTAGCGGAATTTCGTTGTTTGAAGCGCCCAGAATGCCCAGTGTCAGAACGTTCGGTGTTTTTTATTCGTACTGTAAGCTGCGCTCCAAATAACTGCGTCTCGCACAGTAACCCTTTCTGGCGCACAACACTTTGCAAAACCTTTGAACCCCACAGATTTGCCCGAACATCTTCCGCCTACCTTTGGATGGAAAAAAGTACCCCCACATTGGCACGCGAGAACTGCACCGACTTTTGGGCACAGCAGATAAAGACGCACATATCAACTCCAAGGTCGACAAATTACTCCGGCTAGGCGAGCCTGGTGATACAACCATCTTCGGTTTGCGGCCTGTATCCCAGACTTTCCCCCTTTTCCCTGGACTTGCCGCCAAGCTGCCTTCCCTCGGCCCAGGCATGACTCCGCGGTAGCCTTGTTGTCTCCCGACCCGACTAAGCATGCTGCATGCTGTGTACACAAGGCTGCCCGAATTATAGCAGCGTTCATTCCCTCAAACAAGTCAATCTGCATCTTTCTCAGCTGTAGAGGCAAGAACAGCACTTGTCTGTCATCATGGAGGCACAGGTAGGTTGCTGAGTTGCCCGCCCGCATCATCGTCACTCCTGCATCAATTATCAAGCTGCCCCGCCACTTTGCTTGCCTAGAGGTCTCTTTCCTTGCCCCGACAGCGTCCCAATCATATACACGCAACAGGCACGAAATGCAGATGACACGTCTTAATCAAACCCATTACTGACTATGACCTCCTCTTCGATCTGTATTCAGGTCGAAAATGCTGTCGAAATTTTATCGAATCCCACATCCAACCAGTCGGTGAAAGAGCAAGCCTTTGAGTATCTCAATCAACTACGATCCGATCCCCAAGGTTGGCAAGCATGTACAAATCTCTTTGCCCGGACTCCGCGGTCGTCAGAAGTGGTTCGAATGGTTTGTCTTGAGGTCGTCAACTACGCCGTTCATACCCAAGGGCTTGACGCCGAGAGCTTGTCGTACCTGAAATATACACTACTCCAATATGTTCGCCAGAGCTACGGTCCCGATGCCCAGCAGGAGCCAGACCCAGTGTCACTTCAGAACAAGCTTACTCAGACACTGACTTACCTATTTGTGTTCCTTTACCAAGACGGGTGGCAGAGCTTTCTGGACGACTTCTGGGAGCTGACAGGCGTACCAAATGGCCGAGACAGCGTCGGCGGGGTGCTCTTCTACCTCCGAATATTGTCCTCGATTCACGATGAAATTGCTGATATGCTGTTGTCTCGACAAAGCAACGATGCCAAGCGAAACACGGAGCTCAAGGATCAACTCAGAGCCCAGGATATGCACAAGGTCTCTGAATCTTGGAAACAACTCCTCAACAAGTACCACGACAATGACACTGTCATTGAACTGGTACTGAAAGTGATTGGCAAGTGGGTTAGTTGGATGGATATATCTCTTGTCGTCAGCCAAGACATGATCAACTTACTCCTGCCCTTGGTCGGTCGCACCActggtggaggagaggacAAGGTTCGGGATGCCGCAATTGACACGTTGACCGAAATATGCGGCAAGAAGATGCGCTCgccagacaagatggagTTGGTATCGTTCCTCAATCTTCAGGAAATTGTCGCTCAGCTCCTCGCTAGCGCCCCACTGAGCACGCACAAGGGGACCTCGAAATACGATACGGATCTCGCTGAGGCTGTTGCGAAGCTAGTCAATACAGTCATGTCGGATATTGTCAAAGCTCTTGACGACAATCAGACTGGCGAAGAGTCCAAAGCACGGGCTAAGCAGCACCTTCATGGCTTCCTCCCATTTCTCCTGCGGCTCTTCTCTGACGAATACGACGAAGTCTGCTCCACAGTCATTCCTGCGCTGACTGACCTCCTGACTTTCCTCCGCAAACTCGGACAGTTGACCCAGGACTATGCCGGTATGTTGGCTCCTATTCTGGATGCCATTATCAGGAAAATGCGATACGACGAAACCTCGACATGGGGAAATGAGGACGAACAAACCGATGAGGCAGAGTTCCAGGAGTTGAGAAGAAAGT
The genomic region above belongs to Pochonia chlamydosporia 170 chromosome 2, whole genome shotgun sequence and contains:
- a CDS encoding GPI anchored serine-rich protein (similar to Metarhizium robertsii ARSEF 23 XP_007822264.1) — its product is MRFTAAAAALMAGTAIAGDVSTDYTTQLVTITACPETVTDCPARSTQVQTSVVPLTTSTVYSTKVHTITSCAPTVTNCPAHSTIVTTETVAVSTTVCPVGPPTSVPGHWNTTIAPPATTPGQCGGQPCPPASSGPATQLPPPVTTQAPACPSHSVTAITKSYTTVLTSVEYSTIEVPCPTQSAPGTGAPPAPTNPPTGGNQTTPGGNPPPVTAGAASFAGSAVFAAVAGIAAFVLA